aaaaatacagatttccgattgttatgaaaacttgaaatcggccctaattaatcggccattccgattaatcggtcgacctctagttgagaTGGGAGGGAACCGGACAGGACCTGAGGCAGTGGTGGAGGATTACTGTAAGGGGGTGGAGAGAACCTGTTGGAGATTGAGGAGAACTGAGTCAGATGAGCTATCGGCTGCTGCTGTCTCCCATTGAGACACTGATCTGCTGTTTGATGCAAGGAGAGAAAGCAGGCTTGCTGCAACCCCCAGAATAGTCTTGTTTACATTAACAAAGTGCCAGTGGGAAGAAACTGACATCTCTTTCTATATTGTCTATCTTCTGTTGGGTGTGATTGTTTGAGGAGCTGGATTAGGCTGGTTTGTATGGGTGAGATTGTTCTAGCAGTTGATTTATGCTGGTTTTGTCTTATCTCTCCACCAGGGACATTGGCAAAGTGGTAGAAGCACTCTATGGCGAAAACCCACCTCCGATCATGATGATTGGACACAGCATGGGTGGAGCTATAGCAGTTCATACCGCTGCAGCAAACCACGTGCCGTCTTTACTTGGCCTGTGTGTGATTGATGTCGTTGAAGGTGATTATGGTATTTGTGTTTGTCTCATGATCGGGACTTGTCATTTGATGATCAAACAAGCAGCAGTTGAGGAGCTGACAGAAGATTAATTGATGTATTGTTTTAAACTAGGATGTGACACACTGTGTCATTAATTCATTGATTGAGTGATTATTTCATAACATTTCCACGATTGTATTTTTTCAGGCACAGCAATGGATGCCTTAAACAGTATGCAGAATTTCCTCAGGAGTCGACCAAAGACCTTTAAGTCTGTGGAGAATGCCATTGAGTGGAGGTGAGATGCTGTCcgtacacacaagtgtaaaaatACTCAGCAAATGCTTTACTAATAGAGCATATTCCAAGTCATGTGTTCTGATCTTGTCCCTCCCCCATCAGTGTGAAGAGTGGACAGATCCGAAACGTTGAGTCAGCCCGGGTGTCCATGGGAGGCCAGGTGAAAAAGTACGTCTGGACCTGAAGAAAATGGGCTCAGAGGACAAATACCTTTTAAATTGATCAACTTCAAGATGTTACTTTTCAGGACCTGTAACTAAACACAAGTTTTGACCACCTCCATAGATGTGAGGAACACCTCAACAGTCCAGGCGTCTCCAAGAGCATCAGTGACGGCATcattgaagaggaagaggaggaagaagaggaaggagaATCCAACCACAAAAGAAAGAAGGAGGATGACCAAGAGGTTAGGGATGGGATGATTGGGGGGGAAatgtaatgtttatttttttacaatataTTTTATACCTATGTATTCgggtgtgtttgtatgcgtgggTCTTCTTAGGCATTAGTAGTTGGTGTATACATCTGGGTGCATATGTCACCTTGGGGGAGGGTGTATGTCATTTCCCACCTTTACacagtctgttgtagtgtgtaCATGAAGAGTAAATTTAAGGTTAACTGTCTCTTGGCTTTCTTCAGGTGAAGAAGGAGACCCTTTATACCTGGCAGATTGATCTGTCAAAGACAGAGAAGTACTGGGAGGGCTGGTTCAGTGGCCTGTCTGCCCTATTCCTTTCCTGTCCTGTGCCAAAACTGCTCCTGCTCGCTGGTGAGTCCCTCGATTCAGTACATTTTAATCCACATGATTTTTACACTTGTGTGTTTTCAATATAATTCAAATACATTTGTCTTTGACATTGGACTACAGCACACAATGTTGAGTATAACATTTTTACCTTTACAGGTGTGGACAGGCTTGACAAAGATCTCACAATTGGACAGATGCAAGGTGAGGACGGCCTCAGATTAATGTTTGTTATGTTGGTTGTTGTTGACAATTGTGGTTCTGATGGTGACTGTGACAATCCACTTAACATATTCCCCCACTCCCTGTGATTTTACTGTAACATCTTCTAAATCCAATGGAATCATGTTGCACATAAAGATTCGTGTTGCAATTGTGTTCAGGGAAGTTCCAGATGCAGGTGCTCCCTCAGTGTGGCCATGCTGTCCATGAGGATGCCCCTGAAAAAGTGAGTGGGTTTTAAACTTCTGGGTATGAGGCTGAACAACTGCTTGTTAAATGTGTCGTTGTTTCCCATTTTGTTGCGATAGTAGTTTCAGGCCAATTTGTAAGTAATATTGCACACAAAATACTATTCTCAATGTCTGGGAACTAAACCGACATTGCTCTTGTTTCCCCAGGTAGCAGACGCTTTGGCCTCGTTCATGGTCCGTCACAAGTTCACTGAATTTAAGGAGGGTTTCCTGTGGTAAGACTAATTTAACACGAATAGAAACACATTGTTTATTACCTTTAAGTTTGCTTCTCCAGTAATCATTGTAAAATCTCATTGTGAAGACCTACATAAGCATGTATCGCTTATCTGCACTGTTAAATGTTAAAACGACATTATTTGTGGACTAGCGGTTAGTGCTGCCGCCTATAAGCACACATGCTTACCGGTGTTGGCGAGGGTTCGAATCTGGCTCACTGCCcttgtgactcactgtctgtctaTCTTTCCCACTGTCTCTTCTCAGCCTAATAAAATAGAACACCCCCCCCTTAAAAAtatacacttagtgtacaaaacattaggaacactgtcctaatattgagttccttttgccctcagaacagcctcaatttgtcggggcatagactacaaggtgtcaagcattccacagggatgctggcccatgttgagtcatttgacatttttacatttttgtaatttagaGTGGTTTActgttagtgcattcatcttgagatagctaggtgggacaactacgtcatagtaagtacatcatcagtaaagtagctatcagcaaagtcagctAATAAGGGGAAGGGGGAAAAAAGTAaagtgtgagtgttagttcaCGAAAGGCATTTTTTAATTTTCTTTTTTGTGGGGGTCAGGGTGAGGGGGGGTGCGAGCAGGTGAGGAAGGGGTGCGAGCGGGTGCTGTGGGAtgatttaaga
The sequence above is a segment of the Salvelinus alpinus chromosome 1, SLU_Salpinus.1, whole genome shotgun sequence genome. Coding sequences within it:
- the LOC139534409 gene encoding protein phosphatase methylesterase 1-like, giving the protein MEKQLASRPPVSGGLQSRSKMRMGPGRKRDFSPLSWSEYFEAMEDVEVENDNAKDTFRIYCSGQHGPVLLLLHGGGHSALSWAVFTAVIYNRINCRVVAMDLRAHGDTKVKNSDDLSAETMAKDIGKVVEALYGENPPPIMMIGHSMGGAIAVHTAAANHVPSLLGLCVIDVVEGTAMDALNSMQNFLRSRPKTFKSVENAIEWSVKSGQIRNVESARVSMGGQVKKCEEHLNSPGVSKSISDGIIEEEEEEEEEGESNHKRKKEDDQEVKKETLYTWQIDLSKTEKYWEGWFSGLSALFLSCPVPKLLLLAGVDRLDKDLTIGQMQGKFQMQVLPQCGHAVHEDAPEKVADALASFMVRHKFTEFKEGFLC